TAAGCTGCGTGAAGTTGCTGATTCTGGCAGCCAGAGAGCAGGCTGGCAATTGGGGGCCAGCGTTTTGCCTGCATCCTCCCTGCTTGGCCCCCCGGCCCCCCTCAGCTGCCCTTTTCCGCAGCATCGATCCCTTGCAGGTGCTCAGTGAAGGGGGCAGGAGGGCTGTCTGGGAAGGTGCCGGTGGGGCGGGGTCGTCCAGGAGGCCGGTTCCCTTCCTCGCTCGGCTGGATTGCCAATCCGTCTCATTGGTCCGTGAAGCCCGGCACGGctggctcagactggcagcggctctccaggatggcaggcagggaaaggcctttcccatcccctcctgcctgctcctttaaatcagagatgccggggattgaaccggggacctcccgcaggctctgcccctgagccaaggCCCTCCCTCTGGCATCCAGTTCTGCTGTGGGAGGCTTCTTTGGGGGCTGACTAAAACCAGCGGGCTCCGGGACTCCTGCTTGTTTCTAAAGTGGGTGCCCCTCTGGGGTTGTGACCAGGGCAGTGGGTGTCCAGTAGGCAAGCTCTGCAGAACGGGCCGTTAAACGCTCCGGATTGGACTCCAACGCATGACTTTGCTCCGAGGTGGggctggctggggagggccggcTCTTGGGGGTGGAGCAGACCAGCCTTCCGCGATGGGAACATTGTGTTGTGCTGAACGCCACCCTGTGGCTGACTCGGAGTtcctttttatcccacttttccccGAGGGAGGCTGTCCCTCTTTGAAGTCTGCTTGCTTCCACCCCCTGGACTCGGTTATTAATTGGTCCTTTACAGGCTGCTGCCTGCCATGTGTGGCCCTTCTTAGGCCCCCGGGTCGCCCTCAAACTGAGGCAGCGGCTTTCCTCTCCCTGCTTTCTGTTGCGTTGTTTTGACCGTCTAGACCCACCTCAAGGAGGACTCTGCAGTGACAGGCCGAGTCCCGGATCTCCTTCTCTCTTCCTGCAGGGTCTCTGGAGGAGAACTTTTTGATTTCCTGGCCCAGAAAGAGTCTTTGAGTGAGGAGGAAGCCACGCAGTTCATCAAGCAGATTCTGGACGGGGTCAGTTACCTGCACACCAAGAAAATTGCCCACTTCGATCTAAAGGTAATCTaaaggggggggcagcagctgtCAGGAGAGACGgtggctcaggggcagggcctctgcctggcatgtagaaggtcccaggttcaatccccggcagctccagttagaagggaggtgatgggaaagacttccgccagagaccctggagagtagcTGCCAGTCTGACAATACTGACCCTTCTGGACCAGGAATCTGCTTCAGTAGGAGGTGTCTTCATGTTTGTCTACTCAGGGGTCCTAAAGAAGAAGCTGTTATCCTCTctgctgggctccccccccctcccccgtttacGCCAGCTAACAGGACACGTTTGTCATGGAGCGCAAtttccttcccctctttcccctccgTCCAGCCCGAGAACATCATGCTGCTAGACAAGACCATCCCCATCCCACACATCAAACTCATCGACTTTGGGCTGGCCCACGAAATCGAGGACGGAGTCgaattcaaaaacatttttggaaCGCCGGAATTTGTCGGTGAGCTTGTTCTTTGGCCCTTGATGCCGGCTTATTTGGGCTAAGAGGCCAGCAGGAGACCACCTCTCTGGCCCAGCAGCACTGAATGTGGAGCCGGGACCTTCCTCTTGCCGGCCGTGTCTGGTCCGCTCAGGCTTTCCCAGCCTCAGGAGAGGAGACCTGTTTCTCAGCCATGTCCCCCAAGGTCCTTTTCCCTGCTTGGGAGGGCGCCTGGGGCATTGGCTTTTGGCttttggctggggggtgggctggaCCCTGGGCATTGCCTGGCCCTCAGGGGCTGGAAGCCTCTCGCTCAGGGTCATTTTGTGGGACGGATGTCTGCAAAAAATCCTTCTTTCAGCACCGGAGATCGTGAACTACGAACCTCTCGGGCTGCCGGCAGACATGTGGTGAGTCTCTCCCTCTAGATTTTAGGAGGCCAGCAGCGCCTTTGGAGCCCAAGGACAGAGGCCCAGTTGAACTGGCTGCCCAGATTAACGAGGGAGGTTCCGGGACTTTGTCGTACTTAAGAGATGACCCAAAACACCGCCTTGCGTGTGTACACACAAATAGCTCCTGTATTCACAGATGTCACCTTAAAACTTGGGTGTGTTTTTTCCAGGAGTGTCGGCGTGATCACGTACATACTGTAAGTACACGGCTGCTTTGATTATATACAACAAATTGCGGCCACTCCTAGCTGGTTTTCCCTCCCGGAGTCCCAGGCAGTCCTCTGTGTCCTTGAAGGTGGAGCCTGCAGCAAACTTCAGCTGGGATGATTCTGGCCCGCCTGGCAGCGCTGTTGTGACTAAGACTGCATAGTGATTCCTTGTACACAAAATGCCGGGTGTCAGAGAATTGGGATGGGCTCTTGGGTTAAAACCGGGACTTCAGCCTTGACCCTTGATACGAGCAAGTGGGGTGGCAGCCTCTCCGGCCTTGTTTTTGGAGATCTGTGAGGTTCAGCGGGACTTGCGGATTGGCCGTTGCCGGGACCTAGGCTCTCTCTACATGCCTAATGCGTGATGCGCCTGACCTTCCTCCCTGAATCTCACGGTGGGGTGAACATgattctccctttccttttctgcccacaacggccctgtgaggtaggctcggTGGAGAGTGAATGATTAGATCAAGGCCCAACGGTGCAGCTCAAAGGCTGCCAAGaaagggactccccccccccctttgggagcctccccacccaccccctcctcctcctcctcctcctcctccttggtcccTTCCAGGCTGAGCGGAGCGTCGCCGTTCCTGGGGGAGACCAAGCAGGAGACGCTGGCCAACATCACCGCCGTGAACTACGACTTCGACGAGGAGTTCTTCAGCCACACCAGCGACCTCGCCAAGGACTTCATACAGAAGCTGCTGGTGAAAGATACACGGTGAGCGGGCCGGCCGGGCAGGGGGTCCTTCCGGATGGTCCTTCCGGGCCCCTGGGCTTCCCCAAGCGATGCAAACTGAAcaaccccacagggctgttgcaGCACTTGACAAAACATGCCTCAGAGCTCCTGGGACTGAGGTCTCTACAGCTGCATAGAGATTTTTGGGAGCAGGGCACACTTCCTCTTTGGGGGAAATTCCTGGGCGAGACTTCCGGTCTTCCTGGGGTCCCGGACCCCTCGGATCCTGCCGTGCCTTGACCGCATTTTTATCTTCCAGGAAGCGTCTCGCCATCCAAGAGGCCCTCACGCACCCCTGGATAACGGTAAGGCCGGGCACAGATTGtgcacggggaggggaggggagggggattcatGCTGACATTGGACAGACCCTCGTGTGGCTCTTTGTGTTTTGGCATTTAATTGGCTTCTGGCTGTAACCAGGGGACAACCACCTTCTGCTTTCAATTCCTGCCGTTGTAACCGTCCCAAAGGGTTTTAAGAGCTTTGGAAGAAAGAAGCCCCATTCAGGAGGGGCCGTAGCTCAAGGGCAGAGCCTCtggttggcaggcagaaggtccctggttcaatccccggcagcctCTCCAGcgagtgatggggaagacctctctctgcccgagaccctgcagagcagctCCTGGCTTAAGGGGAGGGTCTGCTTCAGTTTCATGCATCAaacagtttgcttttaaaaaagaggaaaatttTAAATCTTAATATTGAAGAGAAACATGCAGTTTTCTTGGACACTGGTGGGGATTTCCTCTGCATTAACGCTTACGTTGCCAAAGATTTGGGTGCTCCCTGCAACCGTATTGGCTGCGTAATTAGCTGGCCTTGGCTTCCCAAGCTGGCCCAGACATTTCCTCGTACGGGTAAGCCGCAACCTGCTTGAGCAACCAGGCCCAGATGCTCCCCTGTCGTTTGTCCCTCTGGAGACGCCGTAGTTGTGCCCCTCCTTGCTCGTGCATGCACCATGATCTTGCCGCTCCCCGTCTCCTGCACGCCGTTGCCTGGTGTGTGATGCCTTTGGTGTCGTGGTGCCTGTCCGGACGTgtgagcctcccccctccccccggtccatCACCATGCCTCCTGCTTCTGTCCGAAGACCCACCAGTCCCAAGGAGGCAGCCCGGCGCACCCAGGGAAGCGGCCCGAGGGGAGGCCCCTGCGgaccgagcggctgaaggagtaCGCCCTCAAGTGCCACTCTAGCCTGCCGCCCAACCAGACGTACATCAACTTCGAGCGCTTTGCCCGCGTGGCGGACGACCTCTCGGGGATGGAGCGGAGCTGCGGCACAATGGCCGCCTCCCAGGATGCCTTGCAGGAAGACTTGGACGCCCTCGTCTCCATCTACGGCGAGAAAGAGGCCTGGTACAAAGAGCAGCACGAGGACGTCAGGCACGAGCTCTCCCAGCTGAAGTACGAGTGCCGGAAGGTGGAGGCCCTCCagaggcacctgcaggaggaggtcCGGGCCGTGGGGGCCAGCCTGGCCGGCGTGGCGGGGAAGTTCCTGGAGCGGCAGGCCCACTTTGAGGCCCTGAGCAGGGAGGTCTCCGCGGAGCTcgagggcctccaggcctggGTCAGCGCCTGGCACCTGGACCCGGGGCCCTACAGCCGGGGGGGCTTGGCCTCCGCCTGCAACAGAGACTTCAGCGAGTCCCTGATGGACCTGCTGAACAGATCGTGCTGCGAGGAATTCCTGGCGGCCCTCAACCCGGCCGTGGCCAGAACGAGCCAGTGAGGGGGGCAGCAAAGGGAGGGAGGTTTCGGGGGCAGGGAATGCACCTATTGGGCGCAGAAGCCCTTCGTGGGTGGGCTCTATTGGTGTTGAACGCATTTGGGGACCCCTGTTACAACTGGAGCTTTGCACCCGTGGACTTACGTCTCCTTTTCCGGGGCCGGTGTCCTCTGACTGTGGCTTGGAACCTGGACAACCGGCCGCCTCTCGGACAGGTCGGGACGTGAAATGCAGCTCATCTGCGGGAGCCCAGCCTCTCTGGGCACCTGCGTTTTGGAggttattcgggggggggggggatatttctgTGTTGTTGTTCTATTTCGGAAGACCGAGTGGATGGATGTCCACCCCGggtttccttttaaatacttggcagCCGTTAAGTAAGAGCACTTAAAAAGAGTGATGTTTGTTCCTCCTGTAAAGCTGTCAGCAAGAGGGAAGCATTGATCTGGGGATTATGAATCGCCCTGGAGCGTCCCTTTTAATAAGGCTTCACGCGGAGGTGTGGGGCTGAGCTACCCCAAGTCCTTTCTTCACTGGCTCTTTGTCctgaaacctggggagggggtctgTGGACAGTTCTGAGGAAGGGGCTCGGGCAGCGCTCCTGACGGGGGCGACGTGCAAAACTATGTAGAGAAACTTGACTTTATTTGTGCCAAAatttgagagggagagagatgcttcatagaatcatagaatcatagaatcatagagttcagcCGGGGAAGTGGACGGCCGCCTCCTTACGGAGGTTGTGGAATGTGAAAATTGTCTCAGACACCCACAAAGAGAAAGCGGGGGCCGGGGGGGTTACTTTAGAATGGGCCCCCCTGTTTGGTTCCTGCTTTTGGAGAAACCCGGTGCCTAGATGCAGAGCAGATTTCACCTTTGTTTGCagccaataaatatttattttgtgccATCAGATTTCTCTCGGTGCCATCTGTCCATTTGCTGCCTCAGTGGACGGCTATACACTTACTGTGCCCCTCCGTTCCGCCAGccccccctggtctgacccagcagggctctcctggggtCCTTTCCACCTGTGACCCCTTCCTGCAGCCACCCCTTCGGCATGTCCAGCTGTCACTGTGGCCGCCTCTCACGGGGATGCTCCGAGCAGAGAGGGGGCTCCTTTCTCCCAGCCCCCGGGGTCACCATCCGTGTCACGCAGTTTGGGTCTGTGTCCCACCAAATGGAAAACGCTCACcggtcttctccccaccccccccagccgacAGATAAATGCCAGGCCATGGTGCGGCGGGAATCGGTCGTTAACCTGGAGAATTTCAAGAGGCAATACGCCCGGAGGCGGTGGAAGGTACGGGCTTGGGTGCGAAAGCTGAGCA
This window of the Paroedura picta isolate Pp20150507F chromosome 18, Ppicta_v3.0, whole genome shotgun sequence genome carries:
- the DAPK2 gene encoding death-associated protein kinase 2 isoform X1; the encoded protein is MPVLQAGELRLEATAARPLLPPCANSQEGCGICGIRRLPRCRRSFPSGRPAIWGCERAALLCQPAPMKSPGMAVFKQQKVEDIYEIGEELGSGQFAIVRKCREKSTGAEYAAKFIKKRQSRASRRGVRREEIEREVRILQQILHTNIIQLHDVYENKTDVVLILELVSGGELFDFLAQKESLSEEEATQFIKQILDGVSYLHTKKIAHFDLKPENIMLLDKTIPIPHIKLIDFGLAHEIEDGVEFKNIFGTPEFVAPEIVNYEPLGLPADMWSVGVITYILLSGASPFLGETKQETLANITAVNYDFDEEFFSHTSDLAKDFIQKLLVKDTRKRLAIQEALTHPWITTHQSQGGSPAHPGKRPEGRPLRTERLKEYALKCHSSLPPNQTYINFERFARVADDLSGMERSCGTMAASQDALQEDLDALVSIYGEKEAWYKEQHEDVRHELSQLKYECRKVEALQRHLQEEVRAVGASLAGVAGKFLERQAHFEALSREVSAELEGLQAWVSAWHLDPGPYSRGGLASACNRDFSESLMDLLNRSCCEEFLAALNPAVARTSQ
- the DAPK2 gene encoding death-associated protein kinase 2 isoform X2 — its product is MKSPGMAVFKQQKVEDIYEIGEELGSGQFAIVRKCREKSTGAEYAAKFIKKRQSRASRRGVRREEIEREVRILQQILHTNIIQLHDVYENKTDVVLILELVSGGELFDFLAQKESLSEEEATQFIKQILDGVSYLHTKKIAHFDLKPENIMLLDKTIPIPHIKLIDFGLAHEIEDGVEFKNIFGTPEFVAPEIVNYEPLGLPADMWSVGVITYILLSGASPFLGETKQETLANITAVNYDFDEEFFSHTSDLAKDFIQKLLVKDTRKRLAIQEALTHPWITTHQSQGGSPAHPGKRPEGRPLRTERLKEYALKCHSSLPPNQTYINFERFARVADDLSGMERSCGTMAASQDALQEDLDALVSIYGEKEAWYKEQHEDVRHELSQLKYECRKVEALQRHLQEEVRAVGASLAGVAGKFLERQAHFEALSREVSAELEGLQAWVSAWHLDPGPYSRGGLASACNRDFSESLMDLLNRSCCEEFLAALNPAVARTSQ